A region from the Streptosporangium sp. NBC_01756 genome encodes:
- a CDS encoding winged helix-turn-helix transcriptional regulator: MYQRNICVPDQVNSVEACTILDVLNRVSSKWSISILIEAIRGPVRFTELERAVKGISRRMLTLTLRNLERDGLLVRTVYPTVPAKVEYTATDMARELYDSLVGLTGWAERHHAAIAVARDAYDRAAALDHTAPSTDGRSGG; this comes from the coding sequence ATGTACCAGCGGAACATCTGTGTGCCCGACCAGGTCAACAGCGTGGAGGCCTGCACGATCCTTGACGTGCTCAACCGGGTCAGCAGCAAGTGGAGCATCAGCATCCTGATCGAGGCCATCCGCGGACCGGTGCGCTTCACCGAACTGGAGCGCGCGGTCAAGGGCATCAGCCGGCGGATGCTCACCCTGACCCTGCGCAACCTGGAGCGCGACGGCCTGCTCGTGCGGACGGTGTACCCCACCGTGCCGGCCAAGGTCGAGTACACCGCCACCGACATGGCACGTGAGCTCTACGACTCCCTGGTGGGACTCACCGGATGGGCCGAGCGCCACCACGCCGCCATCGCCGTGGCCCGCGACGCCTACGACCGGGCCGCCGCCCTGGACCACACCGCGCCATCAACGGATGGGCGGAGCGGCGGATGA
- a CDS encoding class I SAM-dependent methyltransferase, with product MFSDADAAELYDLLNPWDAVRHPGDAFYNELVMAADAVLDVGCGTGSMLHQAREYGHSGRLVGLDPDRAALERARRRTDIEWVVGVAAEAAWKREFDLVTMVSHAFQCLVGDDELRTSLAAIRAALRDGGLFAFETRHPQAHAWEEWNPSNASEVMDAAGRKLHVAHHVESVLGDVVTFTETTSDSDGTALRVDRASLRFLDVPTLRAFLAEAGFAIEAQYGDWHRGPVTDTSREIIVLARRV from the coding sequence ATGTTCTCCGACGCCGACGCAGCCGAGCTGTACGACCTGCTGAATCCGTGGGATGCCGTGCGGCATCCCGGCGATGCGTTCTACAACGAACTCGTGATGGCCGCGGACGCCGTACTGGACGTGGGCTGTGGCACCGGCAGCATGCTGCACCAGGCGCGCGAGTACGGGCACTCCGGGCGGCTCGTCGGGCTGGATCCGGACCGGGCGGCGCTTGAGCGGGCCCGGCGGCGCACCGACATCGAGTGGGTCGTCGGCGTTGCCGCCGAAGCGGCCTGGAAGCGAGAGTTCGACCTGGTGACAATGGTCAGTCACGCGTTCCAATGCCTCGTGGGCGACGACGAGCTGCGCACGTCGCTTGCCGCGATCCGGGCGGCGCTGCGTGACGGTGGCCTGTTCGCGTTCGAGACGCGCCACCCTCAGGCGCACGCGTGGGAGGAGTGGAATCCGTCGAACGCGTCCGAGGTCATGGACGCTGCCGGCCGCAAACTGCATGTGGCGCACCACGTCGAGTCGGTCCTCGGCGACGTCGTGACGTTCACCGAGACGACCAGCGACTCGGACGGTACCGCCCTGCGTGTCGACCGCGCGAGCCTGCGCTTTCTGGACGTGCCGACGCTGAGGGCGTTCCTGGCCGAGGCCGGCTTCGCCATCGAGGCGCAATACGGCGATTGGCACCGCGGCCCTGTCACCGACACCAGTCGCGAGATCATCGTCCTCGCGCGCCGCGTCTAG
- a CDS encoding S41 family peptidase translates to MNWSPQIEALCAQLAERYVFPEVGTEVAEILRKRLNAGAYDEIAGDEAFAAAVTEDLQSVNGDKHLRLIYSIDEVPVDDPVDAALYRAEISLSGYGFARVECLPGNIGYIDTTTFCLPELAGDRAVAAMTLVADTDALVFDVRRNLGGSPGMVALICSYLFGFDEPTHLNSIYWRATGENHQSWTLPYVPGPRFGPDKPIYVLTGPLTFSGAEEFAYNLQTRERATIVGERTRGGANPGTRYRVGPHLKSAVPSGRAVNPVRGDNWEGVGVAPDIETTAEDAFGRAYGLALRHVLTLGEDGARRAVAAEAREALAAF, encoded by the coding sequence ATGAACTGGTCCCCACAGATTGAGGCACTCTGCGCGCAACTGGCCGAGCGCTACGTCTTCCCCGAGGTCGGGACGGAGGTCGCGGAGATCCTGCGGAAGCGGCTGAACGCAGGCGCCTATGACGAGATCGCAGGAGACGAGGCCTTCGCCGCGGCGGTGACCGAGGATCTCCAGTCGGTCAACGGCGACAAGCACCTACGGCTGATCTACAGCATCGACGAGGTGCCGGTCGACGACCCGGTCGACGCCGCCCTGTACCGGGCGGAGATCTCGCTGTCCGGGTACGGCTTCGCCCGCGTGGAGTGCCTGCCGGGAAACATCGGATACATCGACACGACGACGTTCTGCCTGCCCGAACTGGCCGGCGACCGGGCGGTGGCGGCGATGACGCTGGTGGCCGACACCGACGCGCTCGTGTTCGACGTACGCCGCAACCTGGGCGGCTCGCCCGGCATGGTGGCGTTGATCTGCAGCTACCTCTTCGGCTTCGACGAGCCCACCCACCTCAACTCCATCTACTGGCGCGCGACCGGCGAAAACCACCAGTCCTGGACCCTGCCCTACGTCCCCGGCCCGCGCTTCGGCCCCGACAAACCGATCTACGTCCTGACCGGCCCGCTGACGTTCTCCGGAGCCGAGGAATTCGCCTACAACCTGCAGACCCGTGAGCGTGCCACGATCGTCGGCGAGCGCACCAGAGGCGGCGCCAACCCCGGCACCCGCTACCGCGTCGGCCCGCACCTGAAGTCGGCCGTCCCCTCGGGCCGCGCCGTCAACCCGGTCCGGGGTGACAACTGGGAGGGCGTCGGCGTGGCGCCGGACATCGAGACGACGGCCGAGGACGCGTTCGGCCGGGCCTACGGCCTGGCGTTGCGACACGTCCTCACGCTGGGCGAGGACGGCGCCCGCCGCGCGGTGGCCGCCGAGGCCCGCGAGGCCCTCGCAGCTTTCTAG
- a CDS encoding PPOX class F420-dependent oxidoreductase: MKVQEKDQAVTVTFNETTRKLLDGRNFATVATLNPDGGPQSSVVWILREDDTVLFSTTTGRRKARNLAKDPRISVSVFETENPYNSVEIRGTAELVEDGDKALPHRLSHKYLGEDPPPEPDDVIRLIVRVVPERVINFSI, translated from the coding sequence ATGAAAGTTCAAGAGAAGGACCAGGCTGTGACAGTCACGTTCAACGAAACGACGCGCAAGCTGCTCGACGGCAGGAACTTCGCAACGGTCGCCACTCTCAACCCGGACGGCGGACCTCAGTCCTCGGTGGTGTGGATCCTGCGCGAAGACGACACGGTGCTGTTCTCCACCACCACCGGGCGGCGAAAAGCACGCAACCTCGCCAAGGACCCGCGGATCAGCGTCTCGGTCTTCGAGACCGAGAATCCGTACAACTCCGTGGAGATCCGTGGCACCGCCGAACTGGTCGAGGACGGAGACAAGGCGTTGCCGCACAGGCTCTCGCACAAATACCTCGGCGAGGACCCGCCGCCGGAGCCCGACGACGTGATCCGCCTGATCGTCCGCGTGGTACCGGAGCGCGTCATCAATTTCTCCATCTGA